GGCGCTGTGGGGCCGCAAGGACCTCCTCGACCTGCTGCCGCCCGCCCGCACCGGCGGGTCGACGATCACCACGGTGACGATGGAGTCGGCGCAGTTCCTCCCCGCTCCCTCGCGCTTCGAGGCGGGGACCCAGCCGGTGAGCCAGGCGGTCGGGTTCGGCGCCGCATCCGATTTCCTGCGCGAGATCGGGATGCCGGCTGTCGCCGCCCATGAGCACGAGATGACCGGCCTTCTGGTCGACGCGGTCGTCGGCACACCGGGCGTGCGGCTCATCGGTGTGCCGGGCGGAGCGGAGCGGGGACCGCTGGTGAGCTTCGTCGTCGACGGGGTGCACGCGCATGACGTCGGGCAGTTCCTCGACGACCGGGGGATCACGGTGCGCACCGGACATCACTGCGCCCAGCCCCTGCACCGCCGTCTCGGGGTGGCGGCGACCACCCGCGCGAGCGCCTACGTCTACACCGACGCCGCCGAGGTGGCGCGCTTCGCCGCCGCGCTCGCCGAGGTGCGCCCCTTCTTCGGAGCCGACCGATGAGCGATCTCGAGAGCCTGTACCGCGAGGTGATCCTCGACCACTCCCGTCACCCCGAGGGTCGCGGCGACGTCACGGGCTTCGCGGTGACCCATCACGAGCTGAACCCGTCGTGCGGCGACGAGATCACGCTCGGCCTCGCCGTCGAGGACGGCGTCGTGAGCCGGCTCGCCTGGGAAGGGCAGGGCTGCAGCATCTCCATGGCATCGGCGTCGGTGATGTCGGGCCTGCTGAAAGGTGCCGACGTCGACACGGCGCGGGCGCTCATCGAGGACTTCCGCACCATGCTGCGTTCGCCGGGCATCGAGCCGCCCGAGCGTCTCGAAGATGCCGCCGCCTTCCAGGGCGTCGCCCGCTACGTCATGCGCGTGAAGTGCGCGATGCTCGGCTGGGTCGCCGCCGAGGCGTGCCTGCTGCGCGCCGCGGACTGAACCCGCCGACTGAGCGCCACGGCGAGAAGGTGGCGCAGATGGTCGGGTTGGGGCGCTGAAAGCGACAATCTGTGACACTTCCTTCGGCCCGGTCGCCGAGAAGGTGGCGCAGATGGTCGGGTTGGGGCGCTGAAGGCGACAATCCGTGACACCTCGATGGCGGGGGTGGGGCGTCAGCGCACGCTGCCCACACCCTCCACCCGCGCGCCCGCGGCCGACTCCTCTGCGGCCAGCCGATCGGCGGGGGTGACCCCGAACACG
The Microbacterium sp. SLBN-154 DNA segment above includes these coding regions:
- the sufU gene encoding Fe-S cluster assembly sulfur transfer protein SufU, which translates into the protein MSDLESLYREVILDHSRHPEGRGDVTGFAVTHHELNPSCGDEITLGLAVEDGVVSRLAWEGQGCSISMASASVMSGLLKGADVDTARALIEDFRTMLRSPGIEPPERLEDAAAFQGVARYVMRVKCAMLGWVAAEACLLRAAD